A genomic window from Anthocerotibacter panamensis C109 includes:
- a CDS encoding chromophore lyase CpcT/CpeT, translating to MNPSAVLTLARWMAGDFSNRVQAFREPAFFSQIRVCHRPLPYDLFKGISFYVEQAYDVFLDTPYRVRVLHFVPQEDAVLIENYVLNDPQPFIGAAREPHRLQQLTRDNLEQLVGCSMILREMNGVFCGSIEPGKGCKVVRKGQDSYLVSEVEVHNGKFFSYDRGFDPNTDQQLWGSYAGRFEFDQWSDFSLEVPSFL from the coding sequence ATGAACCCATCGGCTGTACTCACCCTCGCCCGTTGGATGGCCGGGGACTTCAGTAACCGTGTACAAGCCTTCCGCGAACCGGCTTTCTTTTCTCAGATCCGCGTCTGCCATCGTCCCTTGCCCTATGACCTTTTTAAAGGAATCAGTTTCTATGTAGAGCAGGCTTACGATGTGTTTTTGGACACTCCCTATCGGGTCCGCGTACTACATTTTGTGCCCCAAGAAGATGCGGTCCTTATCGAAAACTATGTGTTAAATGACCCGCAACCTTTTATCGGAGCTGCCCGCGAACCCCATCGCCTCCAGCAGCTAACTCGGGACAATCTGGAACAGTTGGTGGGCTGTAGCATGATCCTACGTGAGATGAACGGGGTATTTTGTGGATCGATCGAGCCTGGAAAGGGCTGCAAGGTTGTCCGCAAGGGACAGGATTCCTACTTGGTCAGCGAAGTCGAAGTCCACAATGGAAAATTCTTCAGCTATGACCGAGGATTTGATCCCAACACCGATCAACAATTGTGGGGCTCCTACGCGGGTCGCTTTGAGTTTGACCAATGGAGCGACTTCAGCCTTGAGGTCCCGAGCTTCCTTTAG
- a CDS encoding alpha/beta hydrolase family protein: MRFLYSRRWFLGGLMAFAPAARAAVDIQPLGDGPVKSYWVTYPSEGLKVKGVLWVPTQTPAPGVLFNHDGNKGVTPSTQERAAELAARGFLVFAPSYRGEDGSEGEVEVAQGEVADLLAAADFLSTRPEVAPGRLGLVGTSHGALVSLLACGRAPQKFGALVFGYGVANIYEWYEYLKQSKQLGSDSLTLKVYGKGPQDVPENFRKRYGLAVVSRLQAPALILQGAKDILTPPSQAEELYQEFLRLKQPARLKLYPQAGHGFLIYRNKIIQQVGQDSVRYRESLDAFETMVSFLRQHLTKG, from the coding sequence GTGCGTTTCCTCTATTCACGTCGTTGGTTTTTGGGTGGGCTGATGGCCTTTGCTCCTGCGGCTAGAGCCGCTGTTGACATCCAACCTTTGGGAGATGGCCCGGTCAAATCCTATTGGGTAACCTACCCGAGCGAGGGGCTCAAGGTCAAAGGGGTGCTCTGGGTACCTACGCAGACCCCGGCTCCTGGAGTTTTGTTTAACCACGATGGCAATAAAGGGGTCACGCCCTCGACGCAGGAACGGGCTGCTGAGTTAGCTGCCAGAGGCTTTTTAGTCTTTGCCCCTTCTTATCGCGGCGAGGATGGCTCAGAGGGTGAAGTTGAGGTCGCTCAAGGGGAGGTCGCGGATCTGCTTGCGGCAGCAGACTTTTTGAGTACGCGCCCGGAGGTGGCTCCCGGTCGGTTGGGCTTAGTGGGCACGAGCCATGGAGCTTTAGTGAGTTTGCTCGCCTGCGGTCGCGCCCCCCAAAAGTTTGGAGCGCTCGTCTTCGGCTATGGGGTGGCGAATATTTATGAATGGTATGAATATCTCAAGCAGTCAAAACAACTCGGCAGCGACAGCCTGACCTTAAAGGTATATGGCAAGGGTCCGCAGGACGTACCCGAAAACTTTCGCAAGCGCTACGGACTGGCAGTAGTCTCCCGGCTCCAGGCTCCAGCCCTCATTCTGCAAGGAGCTAAAGACATCCTCACCCCGCCCAGTCAAGCAGAAGAACTGTATCAAGAGTTTCTACGTCTCAAGCAACCAGCCCGACTCAAGCTCTATCCCCAAGCGGGTCACGGCTTCTTGATTTACCGCAACAAAATTATCCAACAGGTCGGTCAGGACTCGGTGCGCTACCGGGAATCTCTGGATGCCTTCGAGACGATGGTCAGCTTCCTCAGGCAACATCTGACTAAGGGTTAG
- a CDS encoding globin family protein, translated as MNDVFTRAIAQADLKGSFLLESDLDKLASFAKEGVKRLDAVAALTNNAPAIISDAAHKLFAEQQELIQPGGNAYPHRRMAACLRDMEIILRYVSYALLAGDASVLDDRCLNGLRETYNALGTPTQSVARAVQLMKDAAMVHLKSTANVTVGDCSSLYSEAATYFDKAAASIA; from the coding sequence ATGAACGATGTATTCACCAGGGCCATTGCTCAGGCTGATTTGAAGGGCTCTTTCCTCCTTGAATCTGATCTGGACAAGCTCGCCAGCTTTGCAAAAGAAGGCGTCAAGCGCCTGGATGCCGTCGCCGCCCTGACCAATAACGCGCCCGCTATCATCAGTGATGCCGCCCACAAACTCTTTGCTGAACAGCAAGAATTGATTCAGCCCGGTGGTAATGCCTATCCCCACCGCCGTATGGCCGCTTGCTTGCGGGATATGGAAATCATCCTCCGCTACGTCAGCTATGCTCTGCTTGCGGGTGACGCCTCGGTTCTCGATGACCGCTGCCTCAATGGCCTGCGCGAGACCTACAACGCTCTGGGCACTCCGACCCAGTCTGTAGCCCGTGCCGTTCAACTGATGAAGGATGCTGCGATGGTCCACCTCAAGAGCACGGCCAACGTCACTGTTGGTGACTGTTCTTCCCTCTATTCTGAGGCCGCCACCTACTTCGACAAAGCTGCTGCCTCCATCGCCTAA
- a CDS encoding WG repeat-containing protein, with protein sequence MPSTVRLQRQPPPAFVPYLEEGKWGFIDKTGKYVVTPEYEAARNFSNGLAAIKLNDLWGFVDRRGFVVVAPELEEVFPFVEDLASVRSDGKWGYIDRTGRMVIEPEFDFATPF encoded by the coding sequence TTGCCCAGTACCGTTCGACTCCAGCGACAACCCCCGCCCGCGTTTGTTCCCTATCTAGAGGAGGGCAAGTGGGGCTTTATCGACAAAACCGGCAAATACGTTGTCACCCCAGAATACGAAGCTGCTAGGAATTTCAGCAATGGGCTGGCTGCCATAAAGCTCAATGACCTGTGGGGCTTCGTTGATAGGCGTGGGTTTGTGGTGGTTGCTCCTGAGTTGGAGGAAGTTTTTCCGTTTGTGGAGGATTTAGCTTCAGTCAGGAGCGATGGAAAGTGGGGCTACATCGACCGTACAGGAAGAATGGTGATCGAGCCCGAGTTTGATTTTGCCACCCCTTTTTGA